One part of the Arthrobacter tumbae genome encodes these proteins:
- a CDS encoding SDR family oxidoreductase, translating into MTRNGAPVSGTLSGRTILMSGGSRGIGLAIALRAARDGANVAILAKTGEPHPSLEGTVHTAAEQIRTAGGGALALVGDVRNDDDVASAVKATVAEFGGIDVVINNASAIDLSKTPDVSMKRYDLMADINVRGTFMLSKFALPALREGANPHILTLSPPLNLDPVWAGKHLAYTMAKYGMSLTTLGLAEELRNEGIAVNSLWPRTLIDTAAIRNMPGGSELIKAARTPDIVADAAHAVLLRKSRECTGNFFTDEEVLRSVGVTDFSRYSLGAPEDRLVPDIFL; encoded by the coding sequence ATGACCCGCAATGGCGCACCTGTGTCCGGCACCCTTTCAGGGCGCACCATCCTCATGTCCGGCGGCAGCAGGGGCATCGGCCTCGCGATCGCGCTCCGGGCGGCCCGCGACGGCGCCAACGTCGCCATCCTCGCCAAAACGGGCGAGCCCCATCCCAGCCTCGAAGGCACTGTCCATACCGCTGCGGAACAGATCCGCACGGCCGGCGGCGGTGCGCTGGCTCTCGTCGGGGATGTCAGGAACGACGACGACGTCGCCTCGGCTGTGAAGGCGACGGTCGCCGAATTCGGGGGTATCGACGTCGTCATCAACAATGCGTCGGCGATAGACCTCTCGAAAACGCCCGACGTGTCCATGAAGCGCTATGACCTCATGGCGGACATCAACGTGCGCGGAACGTTCATGCTGAGCAAGTTCGCGCTGCCGGCGCTGCGCGAGGGGGCGAACCCGCACATTCTGACGCTCTCCCCGCCGCTGAACCTGGACCCCGTCTGGGCCGGCAAGCACCTCGCCTACACCATGGCCAAGTACGGCATGAGCCTCACAACACTGGGGCTCGCAGAGGAACTCCGGAACGAGGGCATCGCCGTCAACTCGCTGTGGCCGCGGACGCTGATCGACACTGCGGCGATCCGCAACATGCCCGGCGGCAGCGAGCTGATCAAGGCGGCCCGGACACCGGACATCGTCGCTGACGCCGCGCACGCCGTGCTGCTCCGGAAGTCCCGGGAATGCACCGGAAATTTCTTCACGGACGAGGAGGTCCTGCGCTCCGTTGGCGTCACCGACTTCAGCCGCTACAGCCTCGGCGCCCCCGAAGACCGCCTGGTGCCGGACATCTTCCTCTGA
- a CDS encoding biotin--[acetyl-CoA-carboxylase] ligase, translated as MTSRYSNLERPGLDGNGLREALCHPHGPYGRLDLVEATGSTNTDLAHHSVEEPREWPDLSVLTAEEQTAGRGRLDRIWTAPERSSLFVSVLLRPHNPEGRPLPTQSYAWMSLLAALALSESIEERTEISPQLKWPNDVHVDGRKLAGVLAQLVPGANAEPPAVVVGAGVNVSLTDQELPVPSATSLLLEYATTTDRNILLKAYLRRLSAHYGEFTAVDGDATRPWKDGTSLLARVSERMVTLGQEVQADLPNGTVITGRAMNLDSHGALVVRDEEGERHTVSAGDVVHLRPLTL; from the coding sequence ATGACATCCCGCTACTCCAACCTTGAACGTCCGGGCCTGGACGGAAACGGCCTGCGCGAGGCGCTGTGCCACCCGCACGGCCCCTACGGCAGGCTGGACCTGGTGGAGGCAACGGGCTCAACCAACACGGACCTCGCCCACCATTCCGTCGAGGAACCGCGGGAATGGCCGGACCTCAGCGTGCTCACGGCCGAGGAGCAGACGGCCGGGCGCGGCAGGCTGGACCGGATCTGGACGGCGCCTGAGCGGTCCTCGCTATTCGTGAGCGTTCTGCTGCGCCCACACAATCCGGAGGGCCGGCCGCTGCCCACACAGAGCTACGCGTGGATGTCACTGCTGGCGGCGCTCGCACTGTCGGAGAGCATCGAGGAACGCACGGAAATCTCTCCCCAACTGAAGTGGCCCAACGATGTCCACGTCGACGGCCGCAAGCTGGCCGGTGTCCTGGCCCAGCTGGTGCCGGGCGCCAACGCGGAGCCGCCCGCCGTCGTCGTCGGTGCCGGTGTGAACGTGAGTCTCACCGACCAGGAACTGCCGGTCCCCTCCGCCACCAGCCTGCTGCTTGAATACGCCACCACGACGGACCGGAACATCCTCCTGAAGGCCTATCTGCGCCGCCTTTCGGCGCACTACGGTGAGTTCACCGCCGTGGACGGCGACGCCACCCGCCCCTGGAAGGACGGCACCTCGCTGCTCGCACGGGTGAGTGAACGCATGGTGACCCTGGGTCAGGAGGTCCAGGCGGACCTGCCCAACGGCACCGTCATCACCGGGCGTGCCATGAACCTCGACTCCCACGGTGCCCTGGTGGTGCGCGATGAGGAGGGCGAGAGGCACACGGTCTCGGCAGGCGACGTCGTACATCTGCGGCCGCTGACGCTGTAA
- a CDS encoding PH domain-containing protein — MRIRLEPGEHVVVRTRPHPRRLLVPFCVALLILAGAGYGLGWFSRSQLPLGWEQWGPAILTGFLVLVLLFLFRIFLRPLLQWSGTRYVLTSRRLIRRAGITRRSEREVRLTGIFQIIIEQGLVERLTGGGTLVVDLGRDRILAFSEVPQVHTFKEYMVAAISDLPLTAMFDGVNMEAEPVEGAEDDVWNRSGDERQQRHGWN, encoded by the coding sequence ATGCGGATAAGACTCGAGCCGGGGGAGCACGTGGTGGTCCGTACCCGGCCGCATCCGCGGAGGCTGCTGGTTCCGTTCTGCGTGGCGCTGCTGATCCTGGCCGGTGCCGGCTACGGGCTCGGTTGGTTCAGCCGGTCGCAGCTGCCGCTCGGGTGGGAGCAGTGGGGGCCGGCGATCCTCACCGGTTTCCTGGTCCTGGTGCTGCTTTTCCTGTTCCGCATTTTCCTCCGGCCGCTGCTGCAGTGGTCGGGGACCCGGTACGTACTGACCAGCCGGCGGCTGATCCGGCGGGCAGGTATCACCAGGCGCAGTGAGCGGGAAGTGCGGCTCACGGGAATTTTCCAGATCATCATCGAGCAGGGCCTCGTGGAGCGGCTCACCGGCGGCGGCACGCTGGTTGTCGATCTGGGCCGCGACCGGATCCTTGCGTTCAGCGAGGTTCCCCAGGTGCACACGTTCAAGGAGTACATGGTGGCGGCGATCAGCGACCTCCCGCTGACCGCCATGTTCGATGGTGTAAATATGGAAGCTGAGCCGGTCGAAGGGGCAGAAGACGACGTATGGAACAGGAGCGGTGATGAGCGCCAGCAGCGGCACGGATGGAACTGA
- a CDS encoding adenylate/guanylate cyclase domain-containing protein has translation MPAFNRADLPPPPDKLDRDAIRRLEVELLGAERTLRRRDVATGAGVSLLSARKLWRAMGFPNIGDDDVAFTEKDMEALTTIIELVRKEQLTESAAISITRAIGQMTDRMVVWQIEALVEEMVVQREISDSAARRNLVAELPHLLEPLEKTLVYAWRRQMNAAVQRLAVRSESGLASSAGGPEGTEDDAPLPLARAVGFADLVSYTSLSRQMNERTLAQLVQRFENKCAEIISVGGGRLVKTIGDEVLYIAETPEAGAEISLALAKAFTEDDLLPSARVSMVWGRILSRLGDIYGPTVNLASRLTSLAEPGTVLIDASTAATLRDNERFVLMPHKARTVRGFGEVHPVTLARGTGTGLVLD, from the coding sequence ATGCCGGCGTTCAACCGGGCGGACCTGCCGCCGCCGCCTGACAAGCTAGACCGCGACGCCATCCGGCGGCTTGAGGTCGAGTTGCTCGGCGCCGAACGAACGCTGCGCCGCCGCGACGTGGCAACAGGCGCAGGGGTGTCCCTGCTCTCCGCGCGTAAGCTCTGGCGCGCGATGGGCTTTCCCAATATCGGGGACGACGACGTCGCGTTCACCGAGAAGGACATGGAAGCACTGACCACCATCATCGAACTGGTGCGCAAGGAACAGCTCACCGAATCGGCGGCGATCTCGATCACCCGGGCGATCGGCCAGATGACCGACCGCATGGTGGTGTGGCAGATTGAGGCGCTCGTTGAGGAAATGGTGGTTCAGCGCGAGATCTCCGACTCCGCCGCGCGCCGGAACCTCGTGGCCGAACTTCCACACCTGCTTGAGCCGCTCGAGAAGACGCTGGTTTACGCCTGGCGCCGCCAGATGAACGCAGCGGTCCAGCGGCTGGCCGTCCGCTCGGAGTCCGGGCTCGCCTCCAGCGCCGGCGGGCCGGAAGGAACCGAGGACGACGCGCCGCTGCCGCTGGCCCGCGCCGTCGGATTCGCGGACCTGGTCTCCTACACGAGCCTGTCCCGGCAGATGAACGAACGCACCCTCGCCCAGCTGGTGCAGCGGTTCGAGAACAAGTGCGCCGAGATCATCTCCGTCGGCGGTGGCCGCCTGGTCAAGACCATCGGGGATGAAGTGCTTTACATTGCCGAGACGCCCGAGGCCGGCGCGGAAATCTCGCTGGCGCTCGCCAAGGCGTTCACCGAGGATGACCTGCTTCCATCTGCCCGCGTCTCCATGGTCTGGGGCCGGATCCTGTCCCGGCTGGGCGACATCTACGGGCCCACGGTGAACCTGGCCTCGCGCCTGACCTCGCTGGCGGAACCCGGAACGGTACTGATTGATGCCTCCACCGCCGCAACGCTGCGGGACAATGAACGCTTTGTCCTGATGCCCCACAAGGCGCGGACGGTGCGCGGTTTCGGGGAAGTGCACCCCGTGACGCTCGCCCGCGGAACAGGTACCGGCCTGGTTCTCGACTGA
- a CDS encoding Ig-like domain-containing protein, with amino-acid sequence MKLLNRLRRFSTRHKRALSVSTASAVSVGVISGALLYPGFATAEVDLNDGGVWVTNRNTGMVGHLNYQSRLLDGGYAANSDSFDIIQDQATVFNINSDQSKVSPVDVANVVRGTEVQLPGSAAVAMGGATAAVTDRAGGAVWITTVQNLAAFSDQETEPVVTGSSGVVAAVSSNNRVVVADPDATTVSTYVVAADGTYEEPVVVEAEALGTFGDAQIAAVGDQAVVFDGESGQLILPDGEPVTLPDAVGGRLQHSGPAGSFAVVATPTSLIKQPLAGGDPIITPMGTTGVPASPVQLDGCVHAAWAGAAVYVRDCADDASDQRQDIPELGAESELVFRVNRSVVVLNDVNAGDVWLVLQNMQLVDNWGDIIPPKDESDEEDQESASENPVNTLPDRTGENRPPVAEDDSYGARAGRTTILNVVVNDTDPDGDLLTSSLTGEPPAAGSVQPIYNGAGLQVVVPPDAPLGNSTFSYEVSDGRGGSDSAQVTLEVRGADSNEPPNALRSTKILVEEGKSVSQNILSSWTDPDGDDLFLVSAEPTPDGDQVRTRSDGLLTFRDVGKGQGVKEVNIVVSDGREQVSGVISFDVRASGTLAPVVNFDHFTAVVGQESQLSPLQNDLDPAGGQLSLAKAELTGGDAVVTPDYDTGTIAFTPSAAGTYYVEYLVTNGPQSASGLIRVDAKAEGAEGAPIAVRDVALLPRNGDVLVDVLGNDSDPSGGVLVVQSVDVPAGSPLEVAVLDHNVLRIHDVRNLSEQTTITYTISNGTASATGEVSVLSVEGPETPLPPQANSDEVTVRAGDVVNIPVLDNDTHPNGDELTLNPVLAQGIDLADGRIFASENSLRFVAGTTAKTVYAIYEVLDSTGQTDSAEVRINIRPLDERNTPPVPKNLDARVIAGSTVRIPVPLDGIDADGDSSFLTGIDAAPTMGAAIPGPNYIDFTASATGAGTDTFTYTVRDRLGLENTGTIQVGIAPAAEANQKPIAVNDGVILRPGRAIAVDALRNDSDPDGDPIALDPKGVTATPEEMAPEVVEGRVLFSAPQAEGDFSVRYSVADDRGASANGNINVTVDQNAPLLLPIARDDRVEVTETRGQTAVDVPVLKNDEDPDGVAEDLEVSVDPANTTAAVGAENVVRVELTPEPQSIPYTVEDIDGGVATAVIWVPGLSEQYPTLISDAPIDVQAGEELALDLRELVEVREGRTPRLTVTEKVSAIGTSNSNDWVVDPNNLRYAADADYAGKGSITFEVTDGTGPDDPEGLSSTLTVLTNVIAAEESPNFPPTLDSGSLEVAIAEPAVTLDLAGLAADQNPEDTLEFSLTGEQPAGFDISFAGSVLTVSAQDGAEVGTTGTIGISVTDGEDTANSLVALTVLASSRPVPVANDDEVPDAVQGEPVTVDVLTNDVNPFPEEPLRIVDVIADGNGSVSQQGDSVLVTPGESFVGNMTVQYTIEDKTGELSRVATAQILLTVKGKPGVPSTPVVESTRNKSVVLSWDPPADNGSPITGYTVTSNNGFTQECPATTCTLTGLTNNVEYVFTVTATNDIGTSDPSPESAVARPDTQPAQPAPPALVFGDGSLTVSWTPPANEGSPIEGYDLQISPAPPNGAVQRSATGSPLTWEGLENGTAYKVRVQARNAAPDPSEWSDYSAAEIPAGLPGTPAAPTTTRADSVGTESQLVVDWADVAPNGDAVTKYQVQEFRGGALVRTLPEVQASEQTIVVPNAEADYSYAVRAYNKAGWTEYGAQSTPRRAVGSPAAPSNVSLKETRTNAEGRHVVINFSELSADQRNGARASEVSYQANFSDGRQMGIRPGQEVGGFPNGTAVTATVTAIVNSDGANYSSQPAGSNRVNPFGSPGAARAGARDGAKEQKEVTVSWDPPNLGAHDVKQIQIRINGGGWENVRNSNSRTIKTDGYNERVIIRVRSMNSRGEFGPVAEATARSGEAPPPPPPKPTEWTITAGGPELSSRSCMDPPSGPTNYGGPGDCTGGHWINAGESFKSRCYVIYGGNVWYFQNSGGKNQGLIMKGIHAQGHGANPPAGMPRRDGGC; translated from the coding sequence GTGAAGCTACTGAACCGCCTGCGTCGTTTCAGCACCAGGCACAAACGCGCACTGTCGGTGTCTACTGCCTCTGCAGTCAGCGTGGGCGTCATCAGTGGTGCGCTCCTTTATCCCGGTTTTGCTACTGCCGAAGTTGACTTGAACGACGGCGGTGTGTGGGTGACCAACCGGAATACCGGCATGGTGGGCCACCTCAATTACCAGTCGCGGTTGTTGGACGGTGGTTACGCGGCGAATAGCGACAGTTTCGACATCATTCAGGACCAGGCCACGGTTTTCAATATCAACTCCGACCAGTCGAAGGTCAGCCCTGTCGATGTGGCCAACGTTGTGCGTGGGACTGAGGTGCAGCTTCCGGGGTCGGCGGCGGTGGCGATGGGCGGTGCGACGGCGGCGGTGACGGACCGTGCCGGTGGTGCGGTCTGGATTACAACGGTGCAGAACCTCGCTGCTTTCAGTGACCAGGAGACCGAACCGGTGGTGACCGGTTCTTCCGGTGTGGTCGCGGCGGTGTCGTCGAATAATCGTGTGGTGGTCGCGGATCCGGACGCGACGACGGTGTCTACCTACGTAGTTGCGGCGGATGGTACGTATGAGGAGCCGGTGGTTGTTGAGGCGGAGGCGCTGGGAACGTTCGGTGACGCGCAGATCGCCGCCGTGGGAGACCAGGCGGTGGTTTTTGATGGCGAATCCGGTCAGCTGATCCTGCCTGACGGCGAACCTGTGACCCTTCCCGATGCTGTGGGCGGGCGCCTGCAGCACAGCGGACCGGCGGGCAGCTTTGCGGTGGTGGCGACGCCGACGTCGCTGATCAAGCAGCCGCTGGCCGGCGGCGATCCGATCATCACCCCGATGGGGACCACCGGTGTTCCTGCCTCGCCGGTGCAGTTGGACGGCTGCGTCCATGCAGCCTGGGCCGGGGCTGCCGTCTACGTCCGCGACTGCGCGGATGACGCCAGCGACCAGCGGCAGGACATCCCGGAACTCGGTGCGGAATCGGAACTGGTGTTCCGGGTCAATCGCAGCGTTGTGGTCCTCAACGACGTCAACGCCGGCGACGTCTGGCTGGTCCTGCAGAACATGCAGCTTGTGGACAACTGGGGTGACATCATCCCGCCGAAGGATGAGTCCGACGAAGAGGACCAGGAATCGGCGAGTGAGAACCCGGTCAACACACTCCCGGACCGCACAGGTGAGAACCGTCCTCCGGTCGCCGAAGACGACTCCTACGGCGCACGCGCCGGCCGCACCACCATCCTCAACGTGGTGGTCAACGACACCGATCCGGACGGCGATCTCCTGACCAGCTCCCTCACGGGGGAACCGCCCGCCGCCGGCAGTGTGCAGCCCATCTATAACGGCGCCGGCCTGCAGGTTGTGGTTCCGCCGGATGCCCCGCTGGGAAACTCAACCTTCAGTTACGAAGTGTCCGACGGACGCGGAGGCAGCGATTCCGCGCAGGTCACTCTTGAGGTTCGCGGCGCAGATTCGAATGAGCCCCCCAACGCGCTCCGCTCCACGAAAATTCTCGTGGAGGAGGGCAAATCCGTCAGCCAGAACATCCTCTCCAGCTGGACGGACCCCGACGGCGATGACCTGTTCCTGGTGAGTGCGGAGCCGACGCCGGATGGGGATCAGGTGCGCACGCGCTCGGACGGACTGCTGACCTTCCGCGACGTCGGCAAGGGCCAGGGCGTCAAGGAAGTGAACATCGTCGTCTCCGATGGCAGGGAGCAGGTTTCCGGCGTCATCAGTTTCGATGTGCGTGCGTCGGGGACGCTGGCGCCGGTGGTCAATTTTGACCACTTCACCGCCGTCGTCGGGCAGGAATCCCAACTGAGCCCGCTGCAGAACGACCTCGATCCGGCAGGCGGCCAGTTGAGCCTCGCGAAGGCGGAACTGACCGGGGGCGATGCCGTGGTGACGCCCGACTACGACACCGGCACGATCGCCTTCACTCCGAGCGCCGCCGGCACGTACTACGTCGAGTACCTGGTGACCAACGGACCGCAGAGCGCGAGCGGACTGATCCGGGTTGATGCAAAGGCCGAGGGTGCGGAGGGCGCGCCGATCGCCGTCCGCGACGTTGCTCTGCTGCCGCGCAACGGCGATGTGCTGGTTGACGTTCTGGGCAACGACAGCGACCCCTCGGGTGGGGTGCTTGTGGTGCAGTCAGTGGATGTACCCGCGGGGTCACCCCTGGAGGTCGCGGTACTCGACCACAACGTGTTGCGCATCCACGATGTGCGGAACCTGAGCGAGCAGACCACCATCACCTACACGATTTCAAACGGCACGGCCTCGGCAACCGGGGAAGTAAGCGTGCTCTCGGTGGAGGGCCCGGAGACGCCCTTGCCGCCGCAGGCCAACTCCGACGAGGTCACAGTACGCGCCGGTGACGTCGTCAACATACCGGTGCTCGACAACGACACTCACCCCAACGGCGATGAGCTGACCTTGAATCCCGTCCTCGCTCAGGGGATCGACCTCGCGGACGGGCGGATCTTCGCGTCGGAGAACTCGCTGCGTTTCGTCGCCGGCACCACAGCCAAAACGGTGTACGCCATCTACGAGGTGCTGGACAGCACCGGGCAGACGGACTCGGCGGAGGTACGGATCAACATCCGGCCGCTCGATGAGCGCAACACGCCTCCGGTACCGAAGAACCTCGACGCGCGCGTCATCGCCGGATCGACGGTCCGGATCCCGGTCCCGCTGGACGGTATCGACGCGGATGGCGACTCGTCCTTCCTCACCGGCATCGACGCCGCTCCGACGATGGGCGCAGCGATCCCGGGACCGAACTACATCGATTTCACGGCTTCGGCCACCGGAGCGGGGACCGACACCTTCACCTACACCGTCCGTGATCGGCTTGGCCTGGAGAACACCGGCACCATTCAGGTGGGCATAGCTCCTGCAGCGGAAGCGAACCAGAAACCCATTGCCGTGAACGATGGCGTGATCCTGCGGCCCGGCCGCGCCATCGCCGTCGACGCGCTGCGCAACGATTCAGACCCCGACGGCGACCCCATCGCGCTTGATCCCAAGGGGGTCACTGCCACCCCGGAGGAGATGGCTCCGGAGGTGGTCGAGGGCCGCGTGCTGTTCAGCGCACCCCAGGCCGAGGGAGACTTCAGCGTCCGCTACTCAGTGGCTGACGACCGCGGCGCCTCCGCCAACGGCAACATCAACGTGACGGTCGACCAGAACGCTCCGCTGCTCCTGCCCATCGCGCGCGATGACAGGGTCGAGGTGACCGAAACCCGCGGGCAGACCGCCGTGGACGTGCCGGTCCTGAAAAACGACGAGGACCCTGACGGCGTCGCAGAGGACCTCGAAGTCAGCGTAGACCCCGCCAATACAACGGCTGCCGTCGGTGCGGAGAACGTGGTCCGCGTCGAGCTGACACCGGAGCCGCAGTCCATTCCCTACACCGTCGAGGACATCGACGGTGGTGTCGCGACCGCCGTCATCTGGGTACCCGGGCTGAGTGAGCAGTATCCGACGCTGATCAGCGACGCTCCCATTGATGTGCAGGCGGGGGAGGAACTCGCCCTGGACCTGCGGGAGCTGGTGGAGGTCCGTGAGGGCCGCACTCCGCGCCTGACCGTCACTGAGAAGGTTTCGGCGATCGGGACCAGCAACTCCAACGACTGGGTGGTTGATCCGAACAACCTCCGCTACGCCGCGGACGCGGATTACGCCGGCAAGGGCTCCATCACCTTCGAGGTCACCGACGGCACCGGACCCGATGACCCGGAGGGTTTGAGCTCAACCCTCACCGTCCTCACCAACGTGATCGCCGCTGAGGAAAGCCCCAACTTCCCGCCGACCCTGGATTCCGGGTCCCTCGAAGTTGCCATCGCCGAGCCGGCAGTCACGCTCGATCTGGCCGGTCTTGCCGCTGACCAGAATCCTGAGGACACCCTCGAGTTCTCGCTCACCGGTGAGCAACCTGCCGGCTTCGATATCTCCTTCGCCGGTTCGGTGCTGACCGTCTCAGCCCAGGACGGCGCCGAGGTCGGCACCACCGGAACCATCGGAATCTCCGTGACGGACGGGGAAGACACGGCGAACAGTTTGGTGGCCCTGACGGTGTTGGCGTCCAGCCGGCCGGTTCCGGTCGCTAACGACGACGAAGTGCCTGACGCCGTTCAGGGCGAGCCGGTGACGGTGGACGTGCTCACCAACGACGTGAACCCGTTCCCGGAAGAGCCGCTGCGGATCGTCGACGTCATCGCGGACGGCAACGGCAGCGTTTCCCAGCAGGGAGACTCAGTCCTCGTGACGCCGGGTGAGTCCTTTGTGGGAAACATGACCGTGCAGTACACGATTGAGGACAAGACCGGGGAACTGTCCCGCGTCGCAACGGCCCAGATTCTCCTCACGGTCAAGGGCAAGCCGGGCGTTCCCTCTACACCGGTGGTCGAAAGCACGCGAAATAAATCGGTGGTCCTGTCCTGGGATCCGCCGGCTGACAACGGTTCACCGATCACCGGTTACACGGTCACCAGTAACAACGGGTTCACCCAGGAGTGCCCGGCGACCACGTGTACGCTGACCGGGCTCACCAATAACGTCGAGTACGTGTTCACCGTCACCGCAACCAACGACATCGGTACGTCCGACCCGTCGCCGGAATCGGCGGTCGCGCGTCCTGACACACAACCGGCTCAGCCTGCTCCTCCGGCGCTGGTGTTCGGTGACGGATCGCTGACGGTGAGCTGGACACCTCCAGCCAACGAGGGTTCCCCGATCGAAGGCTATGACCTCCAGATCTCTCCCGCACCACCCAACGGGGCGGTCCAGCGCAGCGCAACCGGCAGCCCGCTGACCTGGGAAGGCCTGGAGAACGGCACCGCCTACAAGGTTCGGGTGCAGGCACGCAATGCCGCTCCGGATCCGTCGGAGTGGAGTGATTACTCCGCTGCCGAGATTCCGGCCGGCCTGCCGGGAACACCGGCGGCGCCGACGACGACGCGCGCCGACTCAGTGGGCACGGAAAGTCAGCTGGTGGTCGACTGGGCAGACGTGGCGCCGAACGGCGACGCCGTGACGAAGTACCAGGTGCAGGAATTCCGCGGGGGCGCCCTGGTGCGCACGTTGCCCGAGGTGCAGGCGTCCGAGCAGACCATCGTCGTGCCTAACGCTGAGGCGGACTACAGCTACGCGGTCCGCGCCTACAACAAGGCCGGCTGGACCGAATATGGCGCCCAGTCCACGCCGCGTCGTGCTGTTGGTTCTCCTGCGGCGCCAAGCAACGTGAGCCTGAAGGAAACCCGAACCAACGCGGAAGGCCGTCACGTTGTGATCAACTTCAGCGAACTCAGCGCTGATCAGCGCAACGGTGCCCGAGCCTCCGAGGTGAGCTACCAGGCGAACTTCAGCGACGGCCGCCAGATGGGCATCAGACCGGGACAGGAAGTCGGCGGGTTCCCGAACGGCACGGCAGTGACCGCGACGGTCACCGCCATCGTCAACAGCGACGGCGCCAACTACAGTAGCCAACCTGCAGGCTCCAACCGGGTTAATCCGTTCGGCAGCCCCGGTGCGGCGAGAGCGGGCGCCCGGGACGGGGCCAAGGAACAGAAAGAAGTTACCGTGAGCTGGGATCCACCGAACCTGGGTGCCCACGATGTGAAGCAAATCCAGATCAGGATCAACGGCGGCGGGTGGGAGAACGTCCGTAATTCCAATAGCCGCACCATCAAAACCGACGGCTATAACGAGCGTGTCATCATCCGGGTGCGGTCAATGAATTCACGGGGCGAATTCGGGCCGGTTGCTGAAGCAACAGCCAGAAGCGGTGAGGCTCCACCGCCGCCACCTCCCAAGCCGACAGAGTGGACCATCACGGCCGGCGGACCGGAGTTGAGCTCTCGCAGCTGCATGGATCCTCCCAGTGGACCTACGAACTACGGCGGGCCGGGAGACTGCACCGGCGGTCACTGGATCAATGCCGGCGAGTCCTTCAAGTCAAGGTGCTATGTAATCTATGGCGGCAACGTCTGGTACTTCCAGAACTCCGGTGGAAAGAACCAGGGACTCATCATGAAGGGGATTCACGCGCAGGGGCACGGCGCCAACCCTCCCGCCGGAATGCCGCGCAGGGACGGCGGCTGCTGA